The sequence below is a genomic window from Plectropomus leopardus isolate mb unplaced genomic scaffold, YSFRI_Pleo_2.0 unplaced_scaffold17659, whole genome shotgun sequence.
AACAGAACAgatgaggagaagaagaggtCGACAAACACAGGTAGAAGTTTTCTTGACCATCAGTGGATTATCACTAGAAGGAGTGAAAGCTGTATGAAGAGTTAGAGGAACATGTGTCTGTAGGAATTTTCAGTGAGTTGCTGAGGATCTGCTGAGCTGAGACTAAAATGTTGAACAGCTGCTCGATTTATCTTGTGTGTtagctttcttttcttttagtcaGTTCATACAAGATAAACCAGAGACTGCTGTGGTTGGATGGAACGGTTGAAATCTTCCCTGCCGGGGCAGACAGGGACGACATAGAGTTTTCTAGAAGCACTTGCGGTGGACGATGGAGGGGCCGGACTCGTCGTACTCCTGCTTGCTGATCCACATCTGCTGGAAGGTGGAGAGGGAGGCCAGGATGGAGCCGCCGATCCAGACGGAGTACTTCCTCTCTGGAGGAGCGATGATCTGAAGGTGAGGAGAAACACAGGTAAGACAGGAAGCAGTGATGCTTGATATGAACAGCAGCAGCCTTCATGTATTATTAAAAACTACACAACTAGACTTCTGCAGCCCCTTTTTGACTCAGTTGTCAGACAGCTGAGAGAAAATCTGGCCTGTGATGAGGACTCTTGCCAATCACAGTTCATTTAAGAGAGAGCCTGATTCACTGAGAAAATTATCTGTCCAGCGTTGGCAACATCAGTCTGCACCTCAAAGCAACCTGAAAAAGTCTAACAGCGAGTCtgacaaaacaacatgaaacacGTGTTATTATTGGCTAAGTGGTTAAGATGGAAACAATGTTGCCAGTAGTTTAGTTTTCTGCTAACCGGAGCCAGGGGCTCACAGGTGCTGCTTCGAATTCACGTTAACAAGAGCCTCGAATCACAGTACATCATGTCAAAGGGCTTTAGAGGCACAGGCCTGAAGTGACCTGCAGTGGCAACTTGTGAACGTTGAACCACTGAACCCACCTATTGTTGCTGGTCTTGCGCAGGTTAGACCCGCTGGCCACCAGCCTGTTGCCATGATTTTATGATAGCTAAATATGAGTTGTCTGTCTCGGGAGCTGCTCCCTGCTTTCCTCCAGGAAAATTACTTTACATCAGTGGGGAGCGAGGCGAAGGGAccagagtgagagacagacaagaAGGGGCTGTGCTTGTCTGGTAGGAAGGGCTGAGGACATGGAGCATTCATAAAGGTTACTGTATGAAGTGTTTGTAGAGgctgctgtttttggcattCGTAGAGGCTGCTGTTTTTGGCATCAGTGCAAGTTACTGTATGAAACATTTCGGAAGGTACAATGAAATGAGATTCAATGAGTcaaagtttgggaaaaaaacaataggaTACTGTATGAAGCATTTGACGTGGACAGACAAGAGAGCTGCACAAGGAGggatgtattttcaaattcaaaaacaccCAGCTATAAGTTAGTTATAGCTGTTTTGGTAGCACAGTACTGTAGTCGTTAGCATTGTTGTCAAAGGGGGTCCCAGATAAAATGAACTACCTTGATTTTCATGGTGGATGGGGCGAGGGCAGTGATCTCCTTTTGCATGCGGTCAGCAATGCCAGGGTACATGGTGGTGCCACCGGACAGCACAGTGTTGGCATACAGGTCCTTACGGATGTCC
It includes:
- the LOC121964895 gene encoding actin, alpha skeletal muscle produces the protein MESAGIHETTYNSIMKCDVDIRKDLYANTVLSGGTTMYPGIADRMQKEITALAPSTMKIKIIAPPERKYSVWIGGSILASLSTFQQMWISKQEYDESGPSIVHRKCF